From the Halalkalicoccus sp. CGA53 genome, one window contains:
- a CDS encoding ABC transporter ATP-binding protein gives MEPDRETEDLSLREKARAFWRVAMFKPVLTAFIIAFSALAALLQGVGLSFLMPIIEVVQTPDDPTAEGGLVGAFAMAYDTVGVPFTLGYIVLGLALVMTARYTATFMVGWLRIALYTEYMRHLQTLSIERSVDARIAYFDQHGSDDIMNAIVTQAEYAGKVIRDFIQFFEQVLLGVMYLAVAFYLAPQLTVLALVLLGGLTYLIRYVLEPGYTLGDRVADANERIQESAQAATQGIRDVKLYTKGDDVLGTFNEAIDQFVTSYVKLGRNEEAIDAFYNLAAALVVFGMIYVALTFANMSLGALGVFLFAMFQLAPVVSRANNRFYKVEGRLPHLIRTQEFVRELEAQAELDSGTREVPRPPTPIGFEDVSFTYDTGEEEEPVLKNVSFSVDENEFVAFVGQSGAGKSTIVSLLARLYEIDSGRITANGVPIEEIDLTKWRERIAFVRQDPFIFNRSLRENVMIGNEAATEREFQRACELAHIDEYVGQLPDGYDTVLGDNGVRLSGGQRQRVSLARALLKDADLLVLDEATSDLDTNIEEEVQSAIESMDRGYAMIAIAHRLSTVRNADRIYTLDAGEIVESGPHDELVEGDGKYAQLYATQ, from the coding sequence ATGGAACCGGATCGGGAGACGGAGGACCTCTCTCTCCGCGAGAAGGCGCGTGCGTTCTGGCGCGTCGCGATGTTCAAACCCGTCCTGACGGCGTTCATCATCGCGTTCAGTGCGCTCGCCGCCCTCCTCCAGGGGGTCGGGCTGAGCTTCCTCATGCCGATCATCGAGGTGGTTCAGACACCGGACGACCCGACCGCAGAAGGTGGTCTCGTCGGGGCGTTCGCGATGGCCTACGACACGGTCGGCGTCCCGTTCACGCTGGGCTACATCGTCCTCGGCCTCGCGCTGGTGATGACCGCGCGCTACACCGCGACGTTCATGGTCGGCTGGCTACGGATCGCGCTCTACACGGAGTACATGCGACACCTCCAGACGCTGTCGATCGAGCGGTCGGTCGACGCGCGGATCGCGTACTTCGACCAGCACGGCTCCGACGACATCATGAACGCGATCGTCACCCAGGCCGAGTACGCCGGGAAGGTGATCCGGGACTTCATCCAGTTCTTCGAACAGGTGCTCCTGGGGGTGATGTACCTCGCCGTCGCCTTCTACCTCGCCCCACAGCTGACGGTGCTCGCGCTCGTCCTCCTCGGGGGGCTGACGTACCTCATCAGATACGTCCTCGAACCGGGCTACACGCTGGGTGATCGGGTTGCGGACGCGAACGAGCGGATCCAGGAGTCCGCACAGGCGGCCACGCAGGGGATCCGGGACGTCAAGCTCTACACGAAGGGCGACGACGTCCTGGGTACGTTCAACGAGGCGATCGACCAGTTCGTCACCTCCTACGTCAAACTCGGGCGGAACGAGGAGGCGATCGACGCCTTCTACAACCTCGCGGCGGCGCTCGTAGTCTTCGGGATGATCTATGTCGCGCTCACGTTCGCGAACATGTCGCTGGGCGCGCTCGGCGTCTTCCTCTTCGCGATGTTCCAGCTGGCACCCGTCGTCAGCCGGGCGAACAACCGGTTCTACAAGGTCGAGGGGCGGCTCCCGCACCTGATTCGCACCCAGGAGTTCGTCCGCGAACTGGAGGCGCAGGCCGAACTCGACTCCGGTACGAGGGAGGTCCCACGCCCGCCGACGCCGATCGGGTTCGAGGACGTCTCGTTCACCTACGACACCGGCGAGGAGGAAGAGCCGGTCCTGAAGAACGTCTCCTTTTCGGTCGACGAGAACGAGTTCGTCGCGTTCGTCGGCCAGTCCGGGGCCGGGAAGTCGACGATCGTCTCGCTTTTGGCGCGGCTCTACGAGATCGACTCCGGGCGGATCACGGCCAACGGGGTGCCGATCGAGGAGATCGACCTCACCAAGTGGCGTGAACGCATCGCGTTCGTCCGCCAGGACCCCTTCATCTTCAACCGCTCGCTCAGGGAGAACGTGATGATCGGCAACGAGGCGGCCACCGAGCGCGAGTTCCAGCGGGCGTGCGAACTCGCACACATCGACGAGTACGTCGGGCAGCTACCCGATGGCTACGATACGGTCCTCGGGGACAACGGCGTGCGGCTCTCCGGGGGTCAGCGCCAGCGCGTCTCGCTCGCCCGCGCGCTGTTGAAGGACGCGGACCTGCTCGTCCTCGACGAGGCGACGTCGGACCTGGACACGAACATCGAAGAGGAGGTCCAGTCGGCGATCGAATCGATGGACCGGGGCTACGCGATGATCGCCATCGCCCACCGGCTCTCGACGGTCCGCAACGCCGACCGGATCTACACGCTCGACGCGGGCGAGATCGTCGAGAGCGGCCCGCACGACGAACTCGTCGAGGGCGACGGGAAGTACGCACAGCTCTACGCGACGCAGTGA
- a CDS encoding ParB N-terminal domain-containing protein, translated as MLVLNELYGHGFFDRRTDRCDALNRDVASEGYEPEPREDRKVAVNVGRDGELTFNNEDGHHRLAVAKILDVDRIPVTVVVRHAEWQAIREAVASADSVDDLGDRGRDHLDRPDVTSLHAFDREDRSSSVIGGFRRPVEALFGR; from the coding sequence ATGCTGGTGCTCAACGAACTGTACGGCCACGGCTTCTTCGACCGCCGAACCGACCGCTGTGACGCGCTCAATCGCGACGTGGCGAGCGAGGGATACGAACCCGAGCCGAGAGAGGACCGAAAGGTCGCCGTCAACGTCGGCCGGGACGGGGAACTGACCTTCAACAACGAGGACGGCCACCACCGGCTGGCGGTGGCGAAGATACTCGATGTCGACCGAATCCCCGTGACCGTCGTCGTTCGACACGCGGAGTGGCAGGCGATCCGCGAGGCGGTCGCGAGCGCCGACTCGGTCGACGATCTCGGCGATCGAGGACGCGATCATCTCGACCGCCCGGACGTGACCTCGCTCCACGCGTTCGACCGGGAGGATCGATCGAGTTCGGTGATCGGAGGCTTCCGACGACCGGTCGAGGCGCTGTTCGGGCGGTGA
- a CDS encoding ParB N-terminal domain-containing protein gives MAVRELPSRAVGKWREDGFVALLSAASSRVRQAARRVRVRRAYRRTSLGADVIDVDPGSITHFLIEGRHPATSYRTEKGLITKHELSKAYFPVQFFGGRVVPGEWDRHRKPYRFDRVYSAFADHYLDGVDWMETEYAQHMLLMGELYDVQAVEQRIGICESLYRSMLRDGYEPSSDPTRNVPVNVGRDGTLIFNNWEGHHRLALAKVLGIDRIPVFVVVRHERWEAIREVVASAASVDDLDERERRHLDHPDVRPLHEFDRRDRPSNSPRTPDTSPWSAGRSLS, from the coding sequence ATGGCCGTTCGCGAGCTTCCGTCGAGGGCGGTCGGAAAGTGGCGCGAGGACGGGTTCGTCGCCCTCCTCTCTGCTGCGTCGAGCCGTGTTCGCCAGGCTGCGAGACGGGTTCGGGTCCGACGAGCCTACCGGCGAACGTCGCTCGGCGCCGACGTCATCGACGTCGATCCGGGTTCGATCACGCATTTCCTGATCGAGGGTCGGCACCCGGCGACCAGCTACAGGACCGAGAAGGGCCTGATAACCAAACACGAGCTATCGAAGGCGTACTTTCCGGTCCAGTTCTTCGGAGGGAGGGTCGTCCCGGGGGAGTGGGACCGACACCGTAAGCCGTATCGGTTCGACCGGGTGTACAGCGCCTTCGCGGATCACTACCTCGATGGGGTCGACTGGATGGAGACGGAGTACGCCCAACACATGCTGTTGATGGGTGAGTTGTACGACGTCCAGGCCGTCGAGCAGCGGATCGGTATCTGTGAGTCGCTCTACCGGTCGATGCTTCGAGACGGCTACGAGCCATCGTCGGACCCCACTCGAAACGTTCCGGTGAACGTCGGACGGGACGGAACGCTGATCTTCAACAACTGGGAGGGCCACCATCGCCTGGCGCTCGCGAAGGTCCTCGGCATCGACCGTATCCCCGTGTTCGTCGTCGTTCGTCACGAACGGTGGGAGGCGATCCGGGAGGTCGTCGCGAGCGCCGCCTCCGTCGACGACCTCGACGAGCGGGAGCGTCGACATCTCGACCACCCGGACGTCCGGCCACTCCACGAGTTCGACCGGAGGGATCGACCGTCGAACTCGCCGCGCACACCCGATACGTCACCCTGGTCTGCGGGGCGGTCGCTGAGTTAG
- a CDS encoding Gfo/Idh/MocA family protein, producing MTLEVAVIGTGPDPEEAGGVGYAMGYRHASAYERIDDCELSACVDIVEENALAFADRYDLGAESVYTDHRIMLEETSPDLVSVCTPANTHADLVADCADAGVGAIHCEKPMASTWRDCERMVEVCEAEGVSLSINHQRRFAGPFRQAKVLLDDGEIGDLERIEVGGKNLYDFGTHLFDLCAYFTGGADPEWVRALLVYDDEDVRYGVHNENRAMSEWVYDTGVTGFAETGVGDRRSLMTLRGSEGTIEIGRENGPSLRVRGSTEDEWRSIDTGMERVSHVVVEPSLPVVALRRADDALPGPQLLRPIAERIHERGRDPFFEPYIHRALREVVDATLEGRESVLRAETALSATELIFGSWESARRQERVELPLEIEDNPLEAMVEEGRLRPS from the coding sequence ATGACGCTCGAAGTAGCCGTGATCGGCACCGGACCCGATCCCGAGGAGGCCGGTGGCGTGGGATACGCGATGGGGTACCGTCACGCCTCCGCGTACGAACGAATCGACGACTGTGAGCTGAGCGCCTGCGTCGACATCGTCGAGGAGAACGCGCTCGCGTTCGCCGACCGGTACGACCTCGGCGCGGAGAGCGTCTACACGGACCATCGGATCATGCTCGAGGAGACTTCGCCGGACCTGGTCAGCGTCTGCACGCCGGCGAACACGCACGCCGATCTCGTCGCCGACTGTGCCGACGCCGGGGTGGGCGCGATCCACTGCGAGAAGCCGATGGCGTCGACCTGGAGAGACTGCGAGCGGATGGTCGAGGTCTGCGAGGCCGAAGGCGTCTCGCTTTCGATCAACCACCAGCGCCGGTTCGCCGGGCCGTTCCGACAGGCGAAGGTGCTGCTCGACGACGGCGAGATCGGCGACCTCGAACGGATCGAGGTCGGCGGGAAGAACCTCTACGACTTCGGCACCCACCTCTTCGATCTCTGCGCCTACTTCACCGGAGGGGCCGACCCGGAGTGGGTGCGCGCGCTGCTCGTCTACGACGACGAGGACGTCCGCTACGGCGTCCACAACGAGAACCGGGCGATGAGCGAGTGGGTCTACGACACCGGAGTCACGGGGTTCGCGGAGACGGGCGTGGGCGATCGAAGATCCCTGATGACGCTCCGCGGGAGCGAGGGGACGATCGAGATCGGTCGCGAGAACGGTCCCTCGCTCCGGGTAAGAGGGAGTACCGAAGACGAGTGGCGGTCGATCGACACGGGGATGGAGCGGGTCTCGCACGTGGTGGTCGAGCCGAGCCTCCCGGTCGTCGCGCTCAGGAGAGCCGACGACGCGCTTCCCGGCCCCCAGCTCCTGCGGCCGATCGCCGAGCGGATCCACGAACGCGGTCGGGATCCGTTCTTCGAGCCGTACATCCACAGGGCGCTTCGAGAGGTGGTCGACGCCACGCTGGAGGGCAGGGAGTCGGTGCTTCGCGCCGAGACCGCGCTGTCGGCGACGGAGCTTATCTTCGGGAGCTGGGAGTCCGCACGTCGACAAGAGCGGGTCGAGCTTCCACTGGAGATCGAGGACAACCCGCTCGAAGCGATGGTCGAGGAGGGACGGCTGCGGCCGAGCTAA